The sequence ATAAGCAATTGATTTAGATGAATAAACTTAAAACAATTTGAGAAATCTTCCAAAAAAAGAAAGGCCACCCGCAGGCAGCCTCTCCATTCATAAACTAATAACCAGACTATATTAGGTTTAGTTGTAACCCGGATTTTGTTCCAGTGCATTGTTGCCCGACAGTGCATCCTGAGGCACAGGGAAACGGCGTAAATGCTCCGAATTTGAAGCGCTGTGATCCCACCAATTGTCATTCACAAATTTATTCCAGCGGATTAGATCAGTACGACGTCGGCCTTCACCAAGAAATTCTACGCCCCACTCATCCAGCATTCTGTATTCATCCAAATTATCTGCGGTTACAGGATTTGGGTCATTACCATCTTCAAAATTACGTTCGCGAACAGTATTAATTAATTCTGCTGCAGCTTGTTTGTCGCCGTCGCGTAATTTACACTCTGCCAGCATATAATAAACTTCAGCCAAACGCATTATTACGTTATCAGCCCCCCAGCGTAACGATTCGTCAGCAAGGTTTGGCATTGGAGCTTTTACCAAACGAACCCCGGTGTTTTCTTCACCGTCAGCCATTGTAGATGGTAACGATGCAATATCAGGATATTCGTCGCCAACTTTTTTGAAAGTGGCTACCATATCAACAAACGAAATCACCTCGTCTTTGTATTCCTGCGTTCCGTAAGAAGTTCCGTATGGGCTGATTTGATCGCCAACCAGGAACATTCCCTCGTATTTTCCGCCGCCTTTGTACAGGTATGGTTTTTTACGCAAATCACCATCATCGAATTTTTCGTAAGGATTACCCAATTTGAATTCGGTATACAATTCGCCGGTTGGTTTGCGCGATGGTTGCAAGTGATGACCATTCCAGGCACCGCCATCCAAACCGAAATACTTGTAAGTTTCGTAGTGGTAGAAACGGTTCCACATCCAATCGTACTGCAATTTATTAAACTCCGATGGAGCCGACCAGATTACCTCCGGCGATTCGTTATTGTAGAAGCCAAGAGCTCCATACCAGGTTGGATCAAGATCATAATCACCGTATTCTCCATTCAGGATTCCCTGGCAGATTGTTGCACACTCTGAAAAGCGGCTTTCGCCAATATACGATTCAGCATTGAAATACAATTGTGCCAACATGGCCGCCGCTGCTCCCCTGCGAAGTGCGCCTTCCTCTTTCTCTCCGGCTACTTTTTTAGGCAACTGTGGAATCGCTTCCAAAAGCAAACTTTCAATATGATCAAAGGTTTCTTTATCGCTACTTCTCGGAATATTTTCACCTTCGTTTGAAGTAAAAATCGGAAGGCCGCCAAAGAAATCAAGACCACGCAAATAGAAATACGCAATAAGCGTTTGCAACTGCATAACGTGCGATGCTTTGTCTTCTTCTGTTAAACCTACCGTACTGTAGTCGAGGTTCTCAAGGTCTTGTTTGGTATCTAGAGCCAATGCAACCCCCATAAGCGAACCTCTCCACGATTGCCAGATCCAACCGTCGTTAACTGTCCATTGGTGATAGTGATAGCGGTAGTTTTCACCTCCGTTATACCAGTGCGGACCTTTGGTTGTAATGGCAAACTGGTCGGCAGTCATTTCCTGCAGTTGCCATCTGTCTTCCTGAACATACCAGCGTGCGTGGGTAAAAGAACGGTACAAAGCAGCTTTTACGTCCTGCTCAGTTTTAAAGAATGTTTCCGGAACAACGGCAGAGTACCATTCCTCTTCCAGGTCGGTACAGGCCACACCGGTAAACAACAACATTATTAGTAGTAAACTATATGATTTAATTTTCATAACAATTCAATTTAAAGGTTAGAAAGTTAATTGCACACCCAAAGTCCAGGTACGGGTACGTGGATAAATGTTATTATGCCACTCGAAACCGGGATCCAAACCATTTATGTTCGACTCCGGATCCATTCCCGAATAAGACGTAATGGTAAACAGATCTCTTCCGGTAACATATACATTGGCATTTTGCAACCAGTTGATGTTTCCGGTATCAAAACGATAACGCAGTGTTAAGGCTTTCAGCTTGATAAAATCACCGTCTTCAATCCAATAGTCGGAAAGCTCTTTCTCGCCTGTAACATCTTTGTTTTTATCAAACGCATGCGACAAAACGTTTTGTTCCTCAACATTTGGCAAACCATAATACATATCAATAGTATTATAGATATCGTGTCCTAACCAACTGGTAAAAAAGGCTTCCAATTCGAAGTTCCTAAAACTAACGGTGTTGTTCCACGACATTTGTACTTTTGGAATTGCATTACCCACAAATGCTTTGTCGTCGTTAGTTTTTGTTTGCTGAGTTACATCAAACGCATTTCCGTCTTTGTCGTACAACATCCAGTTTCCTTCTTCTGTAAAACCGGCAAATCGCCATACGTAAAACTTACCAATGTCTTGTCCGGGGAACAGGCGAACAGCATTACCCGGAGAGCCAGGAGCAGGAAATCCTACCCTATCCCAATAAGTTTGACTGCCCCAAAGCGACTCCAGAGTTGATTTATTGTGTGAAATACGGAACGTTGTCGAATAGTCCCAGTTGGCCGAATTTACTGCATTGTAATTAACTTCGGCCTCCCATCCTTTGTTGCGCAGGCTACCAACATTCATGGTTGTTTTGTCGTGTACTGCAGGTGGCACAGATACTGA comes from uncultured Draconibacterium sp. and encodes:
- a CDS encoding RagB/SusD family nutrient uptake outer membrane protein; this translates as MKIKSYSLLLIMLLFTGVACTDLEEEWYSAVVPETFFKTEQDVKAALYRSFTHARWYVQEDRWQLQEMTADQFAITTKGPHWYNGGENYRYHYHQWTVNDGWIWQSWRGSLMGVALALDTKQDLENLDYSTVGLTEEDKASHVMQLQTLIAYFYLRGLDFFGGLPIFTSNEGENIPRSSDKETFDHIESLLLEAIPQLPKKVAGEKEEGALRRGAAAAMLAQLYFNAESYIGESRFSECATICQGILNGEYGDYDLDPTWYGALGFYNNESPEVIWSAPSEFNKLQYDWMWNRFYHYETYKYFGLDGGAWNGHHLQPSRKPTGELYTEFKLGNPYEKFDDGDLRKKPYLYKGGGKYEGMFLVGDQISPYGTSYGTQEYKDEVISFVDMVATFKKVGDEYPDIASLPSTMADGEENTGVRLVKAPMPNLADESLRWGADNVIMRLAEVYYMLAECKLRDGDKQAAAELINTVRERNFEDGNDPNPVTADNLDEYRMLDEWGVEFLGEGRRRTDLIRWNKFVNDNWWDHSASNSEHLRRFPVPQDALSGNNALEQNPGYN